The following proteins come from a genomic window of Nicotiana tomentosiformis chromosome 12, ASM39032v3, whole genome shotgun sequence:
- the LOC104096398 gene encoding uncharacterized protein, whose product MKKKLEEAKGLWLEILTEELWAHKTTTKTSRGETPYFLVYITEAVIQFEVGELSLRYSHESDTSNDENKRQDLDEIEERWDTMYIRMGAQKQQTERYYNKKQRFDYSRLETTCSKTKPRQTGIHENADWERTKTDRTRS is encoded by the coding sequence atgaagaagaaacttGAAGAGGCTAAGGGACTATGGCTGGAAATACTTACAGAAGAGTTATGGGCACACAAAACTACCACGAAGACGAGTAGAGGAGAGACACCTTACTTCCTCGTCTACATAACAGAAGCAGTCATACAATTCGAAGTCGGAGAACTCAGCCTAAGGTACTCCCATGAAAGCGACACCAGCAACGACGAGAATAAGAGACAAGATCTCGACGAGATTGAGGAGCGATGGGATACGATGTACATAAGGATGGGTGCACAGAAACAACAAACAGAACGCTACTACAACAAAAAGCAAAGGTTCGATTACTCAAGGTTGGAGACTACATGCTCAAAGACGAAACCCAGGCAAACAGGGATCCACGAGAATGCAGATTGGGAACGAACTAAAACAGATCGTACAAGATCATAG